The Mustela erminea isolate mMusErm1 chromosome 6, mMusErm1.Pri, whole genome shotgun sequence genome includes a region encoding these proteins:
- the RAB5B gene encoding ras-related protein Rab-5B, with the protein MTSRSTARPNGQPQASKICQFKLVLLGESAVGKSSLVLRFVKGQFHEYQESTIGAAFLTQSVCLDDTTVKFEIWDTAGQERYHSLAPMYYRGAQAAIVVYDITNQETFARAKTWVKELQRQASPSIVIALAGNKADLANKRMVEYEEAQAYADDNSLLFMETSAKTAMNVNDLFLAIAKKLPKSEPQNLGGAAGRSRGVDLHEQSQQNKSQCCSN; encoded by the exons ATGACTAGCAGAAGCACAGCCAGGCCCAATGGGCAGCCCCAGGCCAGCAAAATATGCCAGTTCAAATTGGTCCTGCTGGGTGAATCTGCAGTGGGGAAGTCTAGCCTGGTATTACGTTTTGTCAAAGGGCAGTTCCATGAGTACCAAGAAAGCACCATTGGAG CGGCCTTCCTCACCCAGTCTGTTTGTCTAGATGACACAACAGTCAAGTTTGAGATCTGGGACACAGCTGGGCAGGAACGATACCATAGCTTGGCCCCCATGTACTACAGAGGTGCCCAAGCTGCCATTGTGGTTTATGACATTACTAATCAG GAAACCTTCGCCCGAGCGAAGACATGGGTAAAGGAACTACAGCGACAGGCCAGTCCTAGCATCGTTATTGCCCTGGCGGGGAACAAAGCTGACCTGGCCAATAAGCGCATGGTGGAGTATGAA GAGGCCCAGGCATATGCAGATGACAACAGCTTATTGTTTATGGAGACTTCAGCCAAGACAGCTATGAACGTGAATGATCTCTTCCTGGCAATAG CTAAGAAGTTGCCAAAGAGTGAACCCCAGAATCTGGGGGGTGCAGCAGGCCGAAGCCGGGGTGTGGATCTTCATGAACAGTCCCAGCAGAACAAGAGCCAGTGTTGTAGCAACTGA
- the SUOX gene encoding sulfite oxidase, mitochondrial encodes MSSGDGNKTASFSREPSWRPARLSLQEAGTAAGRRPAASQWLGDELRGESGPSLRPNVMVLAPPLCPQSSGAGRVKQPPSGPRGRRTGSATMLLHRAVIPCLRQACRLQSVPSRLCIRACSTNDSLQPQCPSLAFSGANSSTRGWRVMGTLLGLGAVLAYHDHRCRAAEKSSRIYTREEVKSHSSLETRIWVTLGSEVFDVTEFVDLHPGGPSKLMLAAGGPLEPFWALYAVHDQAHVREILAQYKVGELSSEDKAPSTLKTSDPYADDPVRHPALKVNSQRPFNAEPPPELLTENYITPNPIFFTRNHLPVPNLEPETYRLHVVGPPGCQSLSLSLDDLYQFPKHEVTVTLQCAGNRRSEMTQFKEVKGLEWNAGAISTARWAGARLCDVLAKAGHQLRETEAHVCFEGLDSDPTGTAYGASIPLARAMDPEAEVLLAYEMNGQPLPRDHGFPVRVVVPGVVGARHVKWLGKVSVEPEESYSHWQRRDYKGFSPSVDWDTVDFDSAPSIQELPVQSAITEPKDGETVQSGEVTIKGYAWSGGGRAVVRVDVSLDGGLTWQVAELNGEEQRPRKAWAWRLWQLQAPVPAGKKELNIVCKAVDDSYNVQPDSVAPIWNLRGVLSNAWHRVHVRVTP; translated from the exons ATGTCTAGCGGGGATGGAAACAAAACAGCCAGTTTTAGCCGGGAGCCTTCGTGGCGCCCCGCCCGGCTCAGCCTCCAGGAGGCGGGCACAGCAGCTGGGAGGCGGCCCGCGGCCAGCCAATGGCTAGGGGACGAGCTGAGAGGCGAAAGTGGTCCTTCACTCCGGCCCAACGTCATGGTGCTGGCCCCGCCCCTTTGCCCCCAGTCGTCTGGAGCCGGGCGGGTAAAGCAGCCGCCAAGTGGACCGAGAGGACGCCGAACCGG GTCTGCCACAATGCTGCTGCACAGGGCTGTGATCCCGTGTCTCCGACAGGCCTGCAG GCTCCAATCAGTCCCCTCAAGGCTCTGCATTCGGGCTTGCTCTACAAATGATTCACTTCAGCCCCAGTGCCCCAGCCTTGCCTTCTCTGGTGCTAACTCCAGCACTAGGGGATGGAGAGTCATGGGGACTCTGCTAGGCCTCGGTGCAGTGTTGGCCTATCATGACCACCGGTGCAGG GCTGCTGAGAAGTCATCACGCATATATACCAGAGAGGAAGTGAAATCTCACAGCAGCCTTGAGACTAGGATCTGGGTAACTCTGGGCTCTGAGGTGTTTGATGTTACAGAATTTGTGGATCTACACCCAGGGGGACCATCAAAGCTGATGCTAGCAGCAGGTGGTCCTTTAGAGCCTTTCTGGGCCCTCTATGCTGTTCATGACCAGGCCCATGTGCGTGAGATACTGGCTCAGTACAAAGTTGGGGAGCTGAGTTCTGAAGACAAAGCACCCTCCACCTTGAAGACCTCTGACCCTTACGCTGATGATCCTGTACGTCACCCAGCCCTGAAGGTCAATAGCCAACGCCCCTTTAATGCAGAGCCTCCCCCTGAACTGCTGACAGAAAACTATATCACACCTAACCCTATCTTCTTCACCCGGAACCATCTGCCTGTACCTAACCTGGAACCAGAAACCTATCGCCTGCATGTAgtagggccacctgggtgtcAGTCACTGTCCCTATCCCTGGATGACTTGTACCAGTTCCCCAAGCACGAGGTCACGGTCACTCTTCAGTGCGCTGGAAACCGACGCTCTGAGATGACTCAGTTCAAAGAAGTAAAAGGTCTGGAGTGGAATGCAGGGGCCATTAGCACTGCACGCTGGGCTGGGGCACGCCTCTGTGATGTGTTAGCCAAGGCTGGTCACCAACTCCGTGAAACTGAGGCCCACGTCTGCTTTGAGGGACTGGACTCAGACCCCACAGGGACTGCGTACGGAGCATCCATCCCTCTGGCTCGGGCCATGGACCCTGAAGCTGAGGTCCTGCTGGCATATGAGATGAATGGGCAGCCCCTGCCTCGTGACCATGGCTTCCCTGTGCGGGTGGTGGTTCCTGGTGTAGTGGGTGCCCGCCATGTCAAATGGCTGGGCAAAGTGAGCGTGGAACCAGAGGAAAGTTACAGTCACTGGCAGCGGCGGGATTACAAAGGCTTCTCTCCGTCTGTGGACTGGGACACAGTAGATTTTGACTCAGCTCCATCTATTCAGGAACTTCCTGTCCAGTCAGCCATCACAGAGCCCAAGGATGGGGAGACCGTACAATCAGGGGAGGTGACTATCAAGGGCTATGCATGGAGTGGTGGTGGGAGGGCTGTAGTCAGGGTGGATGTGTCTCTGGATGGGGGCCTAACCTGGCAAGTGGCTGAGCTGAATGGAGAGGAACAGCGTCCCCGGAAGGCCTGGGCCTGGAGGTTATGGCAGCTGCAAGCGCCTGTGCCAGCTGGGAAAAAGGAATTGAACATTGTTTGTAAGGCTGTGGATGATAGCTACAATGTGCAACCAGACTCCGTGGCCCCAATCTGGAACCTGCGAGGTGTGCTCAGCAATGCCTGGCACCGTGTCCATGTCCGTGTCACCCCATGA